The following are encoded together in the Gammaproteobacteria bacterium genome:
- the rplM gene encoding 50S ribosomal subunit protein L13 produces the protein MKTFNAKPENVQHQWYIVDAAGKTLGRLASEIARRLRGKHKPEYTPHVDTGDYIIVINAARVKVTGNKVDDKLYYRHTGYPGGLKVTNFAKLIQKDPGEIIEHAVRGMLPKNPLGRVMFRKLKVYAGADHLHIAQQPQLLDI, from the coding sequence ATGAAAACTTTTAACGCCAAACCGGAAAATGTTCAGCATCAATGGTATATAGTGGACGCTGCCGGTAAAACCCTTGGTCGTTTAGCCAGCGAAATTGCCAGACGTTTGCGGGGTAAACACAAGCCAGAATATACTCCGCATGTAGACACGGGTGATTATATTATTGTGATTAATGCCGCCAGAGTTAAGGTTACTGGCAATAAGGTCGATGACAAATTGTATTATCGACATACTGGATACCCAGGTGGTCTGAAAGTGACCAATTTCGCCAAACTTATCCAAAAAGATCCTGGTGAAATTATTGAACACGCCGTACGTGGCATGTTACCCAAAAATCCATTGGGACGAGTAATGTTTCGCAAGCTTAAGGTTTATGCTGGAGCAGATCATCTACATATTGCCCAACAACCTCAGCTACTTGATATTTAA
- the rpsI gene encoding 30S ribosomal subunit protein S9: MVQQTERAIGRRKTSTAQVILKAGTGKIIINQRNLENYFGRETARMVVRQPLETTQLSDRLDIQVNVRGGGTTGQAGAIRHAITRALIKYDEMLRSPLRKAGFVTRDARAVERKLVGLHKSRKAPQYSKR; the protein is encoded by the coding sequence ATGGTACAACAAACAGAACGCGCGATTGGGCGTCGCAAGACTTCTACGGCTCAGGTAATTCTCAAAGCAGGCACAGGCAAAATTATTATTAACCAGCGTAATCTGGAAAATTACTTTGGCCGGGAAACCGCACGCATGGTAGTGCGTCAACCTTTAGAAACTACACAATTAAGTGACCGATTAGATATTCAAGTTAATGTTCGCGGTGGTGGCACTACAGGTCAGGCGGGTGCAATTCGACATGCAATTACACGCGCGTTGATTAAATATGATGAAATGTTACGAAGTCCTCTACGTAAGGCCGGTTTCGTTACCCGTGATGCTCGTGCGGTAGAAAGAAAACTGGTTGGTCTACATAAATCTCGCAAAGCTCCTCAGTATTCCAAGCGCTGA